The following DNA comes from Erythrolamprus reginae isolate rEryReg1 chromosome 8, rEryReg1.hap1, whole genome shotgun sequence.
cctcccgggcAGCCTGGCCACTGTGTCCCGGCTGTGGAAGGTCAGCGGTGGCCTTggaggaggggtgggggtgggcagcacggGGGCTAACCTGCGCTTTCCTTTCCCAGGCCCACGAGGCAGTGTGCCCCAAGCTTCCCCTGGCCTGCGAGGGCTGCGGAAAGATGATCCCCCGGGAGAAGGTCAGCACTGAGGCCCTGGGCCACCCCCCCTTTCTACCCCCTGCAGCAGCCTTCCCAAAGGGCCCCCGCCACCCCTCGCTTTGGTGGGAGGGGGTTTGTGcctgccgcccctcttcaaactGCTCTTCTCCTCCGCAGTCTCTGGACCACGTCAAGACCTGCAGCAAATGTAGGGCCCCCTGCAGATTCCAGCCCGTCGGCTGCACCCACCTGGTATTGCTGCCCTGGGCTTCagagcgggaggggagggggcgtcccatcagccaaccccccccccccgagtgccCTCTTGACCCGCCTGTCTCTTTGCAGATGGAGAACGAGAAGCTGCCCGAGCACGAGAGGAGCCACCTGGGCGAACACCTCTACATGCTGCTGAGCTTCGTGCTCAGCTTGGGCTCTGCGTCCAGCAAGCTGGAGCCCCTGCTGGACCGGCTCTCGGCGGAGGCCAGCTGTGTCCTGGCGGGGCCCCTGGTTCCGGGGGTGGAGCTGCCCAGCTCCTTGGAACTGCTGGGGAAGTGTGAGGCCCTGGAGCGGAAGACGGTCACCTTCGAGAACATCGTCTGCGTGCTGAACCGCGAGGTGGAGAAGGTGTCGCTCGTGGCCGAAGCCGCCAGCCAGCAGCACCAGCTTGACCAGGAGAAGATCGAGGCCCTCGGTGCCAAGGTGGGACGGCGGGGGCTGGTGGGGCCGGGCCGAGCTTCCAAGACCCTCCCTCGGCTGTGGCAGCCCAGttctcacgcacacacacacacaccccgtccaGGTGCTGCAGCTGGAGAGGAGCATCGCCTTGAAGGACCTGGCGCTGGCCGAGATGGAGCAGACCCTGCAGGAGATGGAGGCGGCCTCCTACGACGGCATCTTCATCTGGAAGATCTCGGACGTTGCCCGCAAGCGGCAGGAGGCGGTCGCAGGGCGCTCTCCAGCCATCTTCTCcccaggtggggggtggggtggggtggagggggCGGGGGCTGCAgcccagggaggaggaggagggccaaGCCGAAGGAGACCCCTCCCAACCGCCGCCCCCTGATCTGCTTGGGCAGCCTTCTACACCAACAAGTACGGCTACAAGATGTGCCTGCGGATCTACCTCAACGGGGACGGCACCGGGCGTGGCAGCCACCTCTCCCTCTTCTTCGTGCTCATGAAGGGGCCCAACGACTCCCTGCTGCGGTGGCCTTTCAACCAGAAGGTAGGGGGGTCTGGGGGACACTTGGGGGGGGTGAGGGTGGAAGGGGCAACCCCAGAGAagactctcctccccccccccccggtgagcGGCTCAGCGCCCTCGGCAgccttgtgtgtgtggggggggggagcctttgCGAggcccaggagggagggaggctaccGCCAGGCTGCTGCCCTCCCCGCAGGTCACCCTGATGCTGCTGGACCAGAATAACCGCGAGCACGTCATTGATGCCTTCCGGCCCGACGTCTCCTCCACCTCCTTCCAGCGGCCCATCAGCGACATGAACGTGGCCAGTGGCTGCCCTGTCTTCTGCCCCATCGCCAAGATGGAGTCCAAGAACTCCTACATGCGCGACGACACCATCTTCATTAAGGCCATTGTAGACCTCACGGGCCTCTAACGCCTGCCCACTGGGGCCTCAGAGCACAGGGCTGCCCCCTGGGCAAGGAGGGCCTGGCGGACACGGGGTTCCTTCAGCCTCGGGTGCCCCCTGGCCAGAAAGGGGGCCGAGAGGGGCCGGCACCCAAAGGAAGGTCCGGCCAGCGTCTGTTGTGGGCAGCCTCTGTCCCCCTCCCTGGGCTCTGCTGAGGAGGGGCCGGAGGGTTCAGGAGCGGAGGGGGGGCTGGCGGGGGAGCCTGGGTCATGGCTCCGCCCCCTTCCTTGATGGGGGAGGGGAAGCCAGGCCCCAAGGGAGTCTGTTGGGGGCCATCGGAGTGGATTGGGAGGGTCCTGCCGAAAGGCTCTTCCGGCTCAAGTGAGGAAGCTGAATAAAACATTATAGAGCCGAGCCCCATTTTGCTCATCTTTGGGGAAAGGGAGGCCAGGGGAGATCTTGGCCCCACAGCCCACCAGAGAGCAACCCCCCTGCCCCCGGGGGCCTTCTCAGTGCCCTACCCATCTCCTGCCCCGGAAGGGGGCACTCGCGGATCCCAAAGATGCCCAGTGCAAGAGCAACAACTCAAGCCACGTTTATTAGGGGAGACCAAGCCATGCGACACTGGGCGGCCAAGGCTGTCAGGGCGTGGAAGCTGCCCAGCCCTCCGCCAAGGGCCCATCCTGGAGCAAGCAAAAGGAATAACACCCGGCGTGCCCCCCCCTTATGTCCCCCCTCCTCAAAGGCTTTGTGCAAGGAACCTGGGCGACTCCTCCAAGCCAGGGGCGGAAGGGCAGCCTGCCACTCCAaaccattcggggggggggggaggggggcacccAAGGGAATCCAGCGCAGTGCCCATCCCCCTTTCTCTTACCTCCCCAAGCAGGAATTCAGCAGGACCAGCACCGGTTTCCCGGCTCCCTTCGCGGAGCCACATCGGAGGGTGGTGGCATTACAAGCAGGTTGCCCCCTCCCTCCGAAAGGGCACCGGGCAGCCCTGCAGCCCCCTCCCTCGACTGGCCATTCTCCCAGGGCAGCTGTGAAGGTGAGTGCGCTGGGCCAGGGCCGCCTGCAGGGGTTCAGGGTTACGTGCCCTGCTTGGTGGCCCAGGAGAAGAGGTGTCGGTGAAGCCGGGGCTGCTTCTCCTCCAGAAGGACCCGCGCGGTGCGGGGGGAGCGCCACACTCTGATGGTGTTGTCCGCACAGGCGGTCAGGAGGAGCTCCTGCTCCACAGGGCTGAAGGCCACCGAGTTGACCACGTCGCCATGTTGCAGCCTGGCCAAGCAGATGTCGTAGTGCCGGTCCCAGATGTATCCGTGGCGATCCTCGGCCCCactgcggaggaggaggaggaggggacgaCACGTGGATGAGGACAGAGCGAAGCTGGAAGAGCAGCTCTGGGAACCTCACGGCCACCCACTGCAAGGGACTAGCCCTCAAGAAGGCCTAGCCCTGGGTGAGGCTCACCTGGCCACAAAGTCCCTGCTGACGTCCAGGAAAATGAAGTTGAACTCCTCGCTGGGGGTGAAGGCCCGGTGTGCCCGCAAGGCTTGCTTGGCCTCCTTCATGGTCTTGAGGTCCAGCACGCGCAGCTCAATCTCCTCAGCGATGGGGGGGGGCTGCAAAGGATCGGAGACAACGCAGCCCTCGGGCCACGCGCGGCTGTTGACGTACAAGTACctggacagacacacacacgcgcacataGGACGGTGTCACAGGCCTTGTGGAGGGTGAGGCAGGGGGCTCCCCACACAGCCAGCCCTGctccagcccccctcccccagcaAGGCCTCGTGCCCCCCGCTCCCCATCCTGTGCCGGTCTCAATGTCCCTGGCAGCATTCCCTACCTGTGGTCTGGGGAGAGGCCCATGCCAATGATGTGCCCATGAATATCAATGACATGATCCAGCGAATCGAAAAATCTGTCCGAATTCCTCTCTTCCCCCAGAACAGGCCCTGCGGTGGTCATTTGGTGGGGGAGGATCTGCTTAATTCCTAGAGGGGAAGCGGGCAGGTGTCTTGGCTCCAAGCCTCTTTCACTGCCTCCAGTCCGGGCAAGAGGGACAGGCGGTCCAGCCAGGCACCGGGCCTCCCGTGGGGGGCAGCCAGGATTTTCCCGTTGCTCATCCTCGAGCCCTGgtccaccccccccccagagaggAGTTTGGCAGGAGTGCAGAGACCCTTCAGGGGCCACTTACCACCCCTGGAAAAGGGGCCCTGGGGGCCCTTACCAATCTGGTGCGGCGAGTAGGTGAGGCAGCCGGTGGTGAAGACCAGGTATTTCTTGTTCCCACCCTGCAGGGAGAGCAGGTTGGGCTCCGGGGGCTTCGTTCGGTTCTGGGCCAGGAGCCTGGCCACTTtggtctccatctccatctccgtCATCATTGGCCGGACACGTCCCGCCATGATGTCACTCAGGAAGCGGTCCAGCCCATCTTCAGCCCCTGCCTCCCCTTTGGCTGCTGGGGAGCCCCTCGGCTGGGGCATCTCGTCCACCTCCTGGCTGGGGCCCTCCCCCACCTGCTCTCCAGAGCTGGCCGGCCCATCAGCAGAGCTGTAGCGGCTGCAGTCAACCACCATGACTGTCCGGATGGTGCTGGCATTCAGGTTCTGGATTTTGAAGAGCCGCTTCACTACGTTGACGTTCTCGGACTCGATGCCCTACGAGCCAAGGGGCAAACGGAGTCAGGCCACGGAGGGCCCCCCCTCCTCCCGGTCATCCCAGGGGCACAGCCTGATTTCACCTGGAAAGCGTTGTTCAGCCATAAGACCGAGCAGGAAGTGAGGGCCCCAATCCGGTGCAGGTTGCTGGAGATCAAGTTGGTCTCGTTCAGCCAGCAGCCAAAGACATCGTAGGGCTTGTTGCGGACTCGGGACAGGAGCTCAAAGTTCTCTAAAAGAAGAACAGGAGGGGCTGAAgggaccccccctcccccaggtgcAGAAGGAGGCGCCTCTCACTGGCGCAGCAGCCAGGATTTCCCTGCTTTGCCCTATGGTGAGGCCAGGGggctgcaaccttaaacactccaaGAGCCACGGAAGAGCCACAAAAgcctggtgggtgtggccaactcaacaccACTCCCGCACCCAGTCTATGACCTCACCCAGCCAGGCCTGCACAGATGTTGTGGTGGCTCCAGATGTTCCAGCTCTCTCACCTTCCCCCCTCCCAGGCTCCCTCGGGGGATGCCCAGCCCCTCACCCAGGCCGATGACGGCGATTTCCCCCGAGGAGGAGGTGCGGGGGCCCAGGAAGACCCCGGAGACCAGGAGCAGAGAGTCGTCGGCGTTGAACTGGGAGAACTGGGTGTAGCTCCAGTTGTATTTCTTCATGCTGGCGCTGTGCCGCAGCGAGACCGGGAGCCCGTTGTTCCAGATCTGCAGCCGGAGAGGGCAGGGGCAGGgccgtgggtgggtgggtgggtgcgcCAGAGACCCCGCCCCGCGTCCCCACCGGGCCCACCGACCTTGACGGTGCAGTCCTTGGCGCAGGAGGCGAAGAGGCGGCCGCTGTGGGCGAAGCTGAGGTGCAGGACGGGCTCCCCGTGCTCCTGCAGGCGCTGCACCTCCACGCGCGGAACGGCCTCGCCCAGGCGCTGGAACTCCCCGAACCAGGAGGCGGCGGCTGCGGCGGGAAGGGAGAGGCGGCTGCCGAGGCTGCGCGGCCCTGTGCGCGCCGGCCCCCcgcccctcgccccccccccccgctcacctGGGTGCCGCGGGACGTGGCGGGCGACGCCGAAGTGCCGGTAGAAGAGCCGCCTCCACAGGACCTCGTCCCGGGCCACCCGCCGCCACTGCCGGCACACGCGCCCCGCCGCCAGCACGTCCGGCGCCCGCAGGTGGCGGAAGATCTCGACCAGGAGGCTGTCAGGGAGCATGGCCGCATCCTGCCGCCGCCGGACGCCCCGACCAGGGAGCCGCACGCCGAGAGCGGCCCTCCTCGCCCGGCCGCGCACTTCCTTCCGGCGGGCGACGATACTTCCGTCAACAGAGGCCGAGCGGGCGTTCCTGCTCCGCCCACGGCGCCGATGCGGTCAGGCTCGACGAATCGAGCCCGGAGCGGAGCCCGCTTCCTCGGTCGGCAGAGGGCGCCCGAGGGCGTTTTGAGGAGCTGCGGGACGCGAGCGGCTGCCAGAGGAGTTAAAGGGGCTGAGCTTGTGGGGCGTGGGGTGTGTGGACGAGGACCCCATACCAGCCCCGATGCCACacttggaattattattattataaaccgtATGATTAATATTAATAGGGAAACGGGAGGCTCAGTGGTAACCCTAAGGGACACTGCCCTCGTGTGGTCAATGTTGGAATCGCAGccagaaaaggaaataaacattttaaatgattttatggttattattctgtatttttatcaGTGCAAATCCTGTTAACAAtacagtattaatattaatagagAAATGGGAGGCTCTATGGCTGCAGAAGAGGCCCAgcagagggaacattgcttcaaAAGCCATAACCCGACTTAAGGCTTATGATGACTTCTGTGCTAACGCTAAGGGACAGAAAACAGTGCCCTCGTGTGGACAAATGTCGGAATCGCAGCCACAAAAGaactttttaaatgatttttatggTTATTATTCTGGATTAtaattatactactactactactactactactactactactactaataataataataataataataataataataattattattattattattattattatttattagtctagtatgccgcccctctctgaggacctggATTAGTATTCCATTAGTAGAAACcctattaataatatttatttattaatatttatcagTGTCGGAATTGCAGCCCCAAAAGAAAACATTTGTTTGAAACGTTAATAATAGAGAAGCGGGAGCCCAGGGGCTGCAGAAGAGGCCCAgcagagggaacattgctccaaAAGCCATAACCCTACTTAAAAACGCTTACATTGACTTCAGTGCTAATGCTAAGGGACAGAAAACAGTGCCCTCGTGTGGACAATGTCGAATTCGCAGCCACAAAGGGTAaccttttaaaatgatttttatggttattattctgtatttttattagtattattaatatttattgattaATATTGATCAATGTTCGGAATCGCAgtcacaaaagaaaataaatcttttaaaatattaatattaatagagaAACGGGAAGCTCAGGGGTTgaaatcattttaaaattataaaaccataaaaattattttaaaaggtttttctTTTGTGGCTGCGATTCCGACATTGTCCACACGAGGGCACTGTTTTCTGTCCCTTAGCGTTAGCAAGAAGTCATCATAAGCCTTTTTAAGTCGGGTTATGGTTTttgaagcaatgttccctctgcTGGGCCTTTTCTGCAGCCCCTGAGCCTCCCGTTTCTCTATTAATATTATTCATAAAACTTTTAATAACAAAGATACAGAATAATCATCTGGAAATCCCATCAAAGAGGTTTACAGGTGGCCCCCAACCTAGGACGACATTGGAGCCAAGTGTTTCTCTTGCTAAGCAGGGCAGCTgttcagtgaattttgccccattttgccacTTTCCTGCCACGGTTGTTACGTGAATCCTGCAGTTGTCCAATGAGTAATGGGGCTGCAAAGTGACTGTGGCCTtccaaagagggagggagggaggctgggaGCCAGGCTGGCCCGGGAAGGGGCAGGCCGTGCCAGGCTCTGGGTGCCACTGCGATGGGAAGGCAGGCCGGATGGGCCCCCCCCTGCTCCGCTTGGCTCCCCCCCTTGTTTCCCTTTCACCTTTCAATCTATTTTCCAGCAATCTAACAAAGAGAAGTGTTTGATCAGCGATGGAAGAGCCAAGAGAAGCAGGAACCTGCTAACCAACAGCTCTTTTATGGTGTGACAGTTCAGTAACCCATCAAACGTCCTGTCTGACCGCTCGCTCttatatagggagctgtcagactgTTCCACCAATCAGGTTTGAGTATTTTTTCCCACCATAATGGCGGACCTGAGTGAATATTTAACACCCTTGGCCAATTAGCCCTTGGCCAATCAGGGCTGTTTGCTGCGCATAGTCCTGTAAGTAGGCGGGGCTTTGATGGGGTCTCCTTGAGTTTGCTGGGTGGGGCTGGAGTCTGTGGGGGGGTCATGCGCTCATGCATGGCACGTGAACCAAAGGAGGTCCACCACCTTCGCTGTAAGGCCTCCTGTCTTGGGAAGGGggctggactggaagacctcccaggtcccttccatgTACGGCCAaagtaggggaagagccttgcaAGGGATGGCTGGCCGCCCAGGGTCCCCGGGGAGCTTCTCTGCCTTGCCGTGGCTGTGGGGGCGGAAGGGCAGCAGCTGGGACCTCCCCACTGGCCTCTTCGGGGAAGCCTGATTAATGCCTAACTGGGAGCCcgtccgcccgcccacccgccctccTGCGCCCAAGGGCACCCCGAGCGCTGCTGGTCATTACCGTCCAGCCATGGCTCCCTTTGCAGTCCTTTTCCTGGCTGGGCTTTTGCTGGCTTCTCCCTCCTGGGCACGGAAGCCACCCCCCCAAAAGAGCCCCATTGAGAAGATCAGCACTCAGGGAGACTTCGATCCCGGCCAGgtgagcaggagggagaggaggagggggcctCGTTTGTGGGGAGAAGAGCTCCGAGGTCCCTCGCCAGCCACTCTGAGGCGGCCAAGAGCTTCCAGCCAGAATCCGTCCCACAGGCCCTGGG
Coding sequences within:
- the TRAF2 gene encoding TNF receptor-associated factor 2, with translation MASANATPPGSLDVNQPGFPKEILATELVGKYLCSECRNILRRPFQAQCGHRYCSFCLKKILSSGPQKCAACLHEGLYEEGASILEAGVAFPDNAARREVESLPAICADQGCTWKGTIKEYESCHEGRCPAMLVACPACHGLVRLGEKEQHEGQECPERSLSCQYCRALLRSCESKAHEAVCPKLPLACEGCGKMIPREKSLDHVKTCSKCRAPCRFQPVGCTHLMENEKLPEHERSHLGEHLYMLLSFVLSLGSASSKLEPLLDRLSAEASCVLAGPLVPGVELPSSLELLGKCEALERKTVTFENIVCVLNREVEKVSLVAEAASQQHQLDQEKIEALGAKVLQLERSIALKDLALAEMEQTLQEMEAASYDGIFIWKISDVARKRQEAVAGRSPAIFSPAFYTNKYGYKMCLRIYLNGDGTGRGSHLSLFFVLMKGPNDSLLRWPFNQKVTLMLLDQNNREHVIDAFRPDVSSTSFQRPISDMNVASGCPVFCPIAKMESKNSYMRDDTIFIKAIVDLTGL
- the FBXW5 gene encoding F-box/WD repeat-containing protein 5: MLPDSLLVEIFRHLRAPDVLAAGRVCRQWRRVARDEVLWRRLFYRHFGVARHVPRHPAAASWFGEFQRLGEAVPRVEVQRLQEHGEPVLHLSFAHSGRLFASCAKDCTVKIWNNGLPVSLRHSASMKKYNWSYTQFSQFNADDSLLLVSGVFLGPRTSSSGEIAVIGLENFELLSRVRNKPYDVFGCWLNETNLISSNLHRIGALTSCSVLWLNNAFQGIESENVNVVKRLFKIQNLNASTIRTVMVVDCSRYSSADGPASSGEQVGEGPSQEVDEMPQPRGSPAAKGEAGAEDGLDRFLSDIMAGRVRPMMTEMEMETKVARLLAQNRTKPPEPNLLSLQGGNKKYLVFTTGCLTYSPHQIGIKQILPHQMTTAGPVLGEERNSDRFFDSLDHVIDIHGHIIGMGLSPDHRYLYVNSRAWPEGCVVSDPLQPPPIAEEIELRVLDLKTMKEAKQALRAHRAFTPSEEFNFIFLDVSRDFVASGAEDRHGYIWDRHYDICLARLQHGDVVNSVAFSPVEQELLLTACADNTIRVWRSPRTARVLLEEKQPRLHRHLFSWATKQGT